The nucleotide sequence TCCGGAAATAATGTCCTTTGCTCTAAGGTGGTATGGGGTGAGAGGATAGGTATTTTGAGTCAACAGAGTAGATAGCCCCTCATGAATACATACTTAGTTATAACACAtgttgaaaatgattttttttctttttggaaagggctttaaaataagttttacatCAAGAAAAGGATGTAGAATATTGGCAGCCAGGAGGCTGCAGAGAAGAATAACTTAATTTTGTGGAGACAGCATGAGCAACAGAAGAAAGTCATATTAGGTCCACAATTCATTAGATAAAGAGTAAGAGGAAATGATACAGTTCTGCAGAGAAACGTGGTTAGATTTAGAGCAACTCAGTAGATGGGCAAGAGAAGACCTGGGGATTTCGCCAGGGTTCAGGGATTTGGGAtgtccagagagaagaaaattggcaatggGACTACTACCCAACTTCTCAAACCCTGCCCCTACTTTCACCGGACTTCGACTTCATTACTACTGGTGGGAGTGTTGGAGCTGTCAATAATGGTTAATGGGTCAGAACTAAATCACCGCACCCATACCCCTAGGTCAGAGTTGCTACCAAAGCTGCTTCCACTAAATATATCCCAAGCCCTGGAAATGGCATTGGAACAGAAGGAATTAGACCAGAAACCTGGAGCAGGTAAGTGGGTCCTTAGTAGGACAGGCTTTGCAGACTGGAATTTAGTGAATATGGCAATTGGGTGAAGGGAATGGATAGGTTCCTGACTCGGTTTCCCTTGCCCAGGACTTGACAGTAGTCTGATCCGGACTGGTTCCAGCTGCCAGAACCCAGGATGTGATGCTGTGAGTGAGAGTTTGGGGGGGTCGGGGGGGGAGGCCCAAGCACGTGGCTGAGAGATGCTACAACTGAGGGATAACAGTATAGATATGAGACTGCGTGAGGTACACTTTAGAATGACctgattctttttctaattcttgttTATCCATCTTAGGTTTACCAAGGACCCGAGAGTGATGCTACTCCATGTACCTACCACCCAGGAGCACCTCGATTCCatgaggggtgagggaggggactGGGTGGTCTGTGAGACAGGTTTCTCCCAATGTTGATCATCAGATGGGAGTGGGGGGTTGTGGAGGGGGGGCTtgtggagaggggaagggagattcAGTTGAATTCTCTTCCTACCTCAGAATGAAGTCTTGGAGCTGTTGTGGCATCCAGACCCTGGATTTTGGGGCATTTCTGGCACAGCCAGGATGCAGAGTTGGTAGACATGACTGGGGGAAGCAGGTAAGCCCCAACTTTGGTGAATTCTTGATTAGTACccaattccagaaataattcctCCTCCCTGTACCTCATGGCCAAGctctctattttcttccttttgtttggaCCAAATAAGATTCTGCTCCTTATCCCTCACCAGCCCAGAGGCTTTGCAATATGAGGtagtctgatgtagttccatGACTGACAGCTCCAACACTCCCACCAGTAGTAATGGAGTCGAAGAAGTCTGGTGAAAGTGAGGGCAGCATTGGAGAATCTTCCTGAGTGAGACTCCGTCTCTTAACACACACCATGAGAACTCCCTTGAGGTTGAGTTCATTCTTACCACCCACATTTCACATCTTCTTTTTAGCTGCCAGCGTCTTGCCGTCATGATTGGCACCAGACAGATTCCTTAGTAGTGGTGACTGTATATGGCCAGATTCCACTTCCTGCGTTCAACTGGGTGAAGGCCAGTCAAACTGAGGTGAGGAATGTCTGATGCTGGATGGGAGACTAGTGAATTGGGTGATAGTACAATCTTACAGGCAGAGT is from Equus asinus isolate D_3611 breed Donkey chromosome X, EquAss-T2T_v2, whole genome shotgun sequence and encodes:
- the ITGB1BP2 gene encoding integrin beta-1-binding protein 2 isoform X7, whose product is MSLLCHNKGCGQHFDPSTNLPDSCCHHPGVPIFHDALKGWSCCRKRTVDFSEFLNIKGCTVGPHCAEKLPEAPQPEGPATSNSLQEQKPLNMIPKSAETLRRERPKSELLPKLLPLNISQALEMALEQKELDQKPGAGLDSSLIRTGSSCQNPGCDAVYQGPESDATPCTYHPGAPRFHEGMKSWSCCGIQTLDFGAFLAQPGCRVGRHDWGKQLPASCRHDWHQTDSLVVVTVYGQIPLPAFNWVKASQTEGTSNYPEFLERMEISPELTSAPNPPLFAEEAWP
- the ITGB1BP2 gene encoding integrin beta-1-binding protein 2 isoform X6; the encoded protein is MSLLCHNKGCGQHFDPSTNLPDSCCHHPGVPIFHDALKGWSCCRKRTVDFSEFLNIKGCTVGPHCAEKLPEAPQPEGPATSNSLQEQKPLNMIPKSAETLRRERPKSELLPKLLPLNISQALEMALEQKELDQKPGAGLDSSLIRTGSSCQNPGCDAVYQGPESDATPCTYHPGAPRFHEGMKSWSCCGIQTLDFGAFLAQPGCRVGRHDWGKQLPASCRHDWHQTDSLVVVTVYGQIPLPAFNWVKASQTEGTSNYPEFLERMERGVADVKPSNAAALLLPGMESNL